The DNA region TCAGGTAGTTTTGTGCTCTTGCCCCCAAAATAGTTATACAAGTGTAGCATGCAAACATTTGTAACATCCTGCCACCATAAAGACAAACAGAGTCAGCACTACGTTACCAATTCGTGGTGATTCTATCAACAAATCATGATTTTCAAATGCTAATGATGCCTGCTAATTAAAATTCATCTCCACAGTTGTAACTTGTAAGGATGGAGCATAAAAGATAAATGTACCTGCTTGTATTCCAGCGTGTCCAACTTCCCATCCTGCAAAAGAACGTTACAGGACAATAAATCATTAGAAGAgataccaaaagaaaaagaaatgctAGAATGGAGAATTCTAACTCCTGATATGAACTCAAAGACTAAGTATTTGACGACTAAcaatcattttttattatatagctAGCGATCGTCAGCACCGTTCATACAACTTAAAAAGGCTCACCAGACCACTAATCAAATCATTCAATGACTGCAACTCACTCTCAAGCGAGTTGATATCCCCACGAGCCAAGGTGACCTGTTCAGCATAACCAAAATCACATTTCGTTGGTCCAAGACTGTTTCAACACATACTACATATACATCACaattaaaagacaaaacatttCTATATCGTAAAGTCATACCTGGTTCTTGATTTCCTTGGAGAGATCAATCTGCTGCTCTACCTTATCATCCATATTCTGAATCTTTTGCGTTAAATGCCTTTTTGCAGCCTGAAAAACAAATGATTATGATCCAACTCTATCTATCGCTACCGCTTAAAATATAACCAGAAGGCAGAAACAGTATCAGTAAACAAAAAGAAGACTCACCGCAAGGGTGGCAGAAACTTGCTCCAGATTCTTAGTCAAGTTAGCCACAGCAGTAGCCATGTTGGCTTTAGTCACATACATAAGGTCAGTGAAAGAGAGTCCCTAACCACCAGTGTGAACAAACACAACCATTTTTCAGTTCCCCCTTTGAAATTTATCTAACATGACAAAAAATCACATCTAAAACTTAAACCTCACCTTCCACCACATATAACCATATCCTAAAGCTCCCAACGCCGCAGCAGGAACAGCAAGAGCTTGCAAGTTTGCtgacacacacacaaaaataaaaacaaagaaaaagacaaataatgaaacaaaaagatTCTCCGACAGAACATGTCGGAATAAGTACAAAGTCACAATCTTTTTTAACATACCACCAGAAACACCATTCATGACGGTTATCTGCCTTGCTGAAGCTAGCTGTCGAACCTCCATAGCCAACCGACGAACCTGAGCAGCTATAGCATCGGAGACATCAGAATCTCCCTCTTCTCCCGATCTCTCCATACCCTTCACCAGTGACTAAtccaaacaaacaaatcaaaaaagTCAATTTTTTCAATTAGACGAAAAGCAAAAAAGCAAAAATTGATGAAAGTTACCTGCAATTCACCCAATATATCAGATAATTTGCCGTTCTTCATCATGATCGTACCAGTATAACCTTACGATCCAACAAATAGGGAAGATCCATTTAGTAGTGAAGcacaacgagagagagagagagagagaaattgaGTTAGATACCTGCTCCTGCTAAGAGAAAGATCCTTGATAAGCCGATTCCGGTTTGCATCGCCATAGCTCcgactgtttttttttactccGCCGCCGGCGACTCGTTGAGCTTTTCCGTCTCAAATCGAATTTAATTTAGGTTTCAAGAGGAtgaattgatattttttttttgtttttttttttagagttacgtgcttgcttgcttgcttgctaCCAGTTTGCTTGTAAACGACGCCGTATCAAGGTCAAAATTCAACTGCCTTAACTCGCGGCGGTAAAAAGCCTACTGACTCGTGGTCGCCTCCCAACCTTTTTTtctaaatcagatttttttatgTTACGATAACCGGAACAAATCGAACCGAACAATTTAATCAAAGTCGAATCAGTAACACTGGGACAAAATATTTGGAGTACAATGTATTTTTATCTATATGTGTGTGTAATCACATTGCTATTTAGTTTGATTTTAGTCACATTTTCACTGAAATTCGtaaccaaaattaaataatagttgaaaaccaaaatgaaaattgaAGCTGAACTGGGTAACTGGGTATGTGTAGCCagttaattaaaatatgaaatgtcTATCTTTTGATGACATAGCTTATTACTCTTTCCGTTTCATAAAGAGTTTCACTCTGATATTTTTTACGCatattaaaatgatttaatatatttaattttttattaattacacatattcaacaaataatatttgaaataaatcaaattatttataaaatcaataaaatacaattattagTTACACATGTTCAACCAATATTTTTACTCATTGACACATAAAATGCTGGAAGCAAGAGACCTCTTAGCTAACCTTAATATTCAAATCAATTGAGTTCGTTAACCCAATGTGTACTACCTTCGACAAACAACAAAACAATGTCACatgaaaaaaaatggaaaaaaaaacagtggaTCAACCACCTTGGAGGCACCCTACAAATCCTAAAATGGGATAAAGCTTCAGTCTTCTGTCAACTAACTATCATGACGCAATCTTTTAAAATCGACCGATTGATTACCAGTTTCTTCTTCATTGCATTTTCATGGTATTCAACCCTCGCTTCCTAGCCAAAGCAACATAAGAGCTTCCCTATCAAGAGTTTATGGGAAAGTTCAcacaattttccaaaaaaaaaatatattaaaataatgcaCAGTGACGAATTTGATTTGTTGGGGTTTGTATGGATAAAATCGGGTCGTCACAGGTTTGCCACGTGGTGACTCTCTGTTGgttcgtttttttattttaaaagcgaaaaaaataataataataaagttgtGAACACTGATGCTCTAAAGAGCCCTCGTATGATCCTTTCCAAATTGACACTTGATTCACAAATGAGTTACAATTTCTCTTTGTATGCTTTAATCAAGTCCTCATCCTAGATCTTCTTATCATTTGATTAACAACGTAGCATGAGTTCTCATGAATCATTGTTATACCCATATTATATAGTAGACTAGGATATATAGTAAAAACGCCAATGTAATGGAGGTGTTAtcttaaaacaattttaattcaAATTAGCAATAGTAATATACTCATTTTATTGGTTGATGAAGTGGCACAATTGCATGTGCACATATAAGAGTCACAGATAATGCATTTTGTGTCTCATGTTCCcatttatatttgttaaaaaagtTTTGGActccacaattttttttttattgtctcGCGTAACATATCATTAGTCGATTTATTgtatctactttattaaaacaaaagtacatatataaaatattcctTAATTTTCAATGTTATTTACACTAcaatgccactgagaattaaattaaactacatattttaatgcttgtcttttccacttctaataaatactccctccgttttttaaagagtgtcgttgtgacatttttcacacatattaagaaagttgttgaaatatatgtaagttataattaattatacctctttgaccaatagtattttagataaataaaattatttataaaatcaatgcagtttgcaattaattttcagctgaaagttagtataatttacattggaattgtaaagtgacactctttgtgtaacaaaaaaatgagctcagagtgacacttattatgaaacagagggagtagtttttctcaaaaaaattgaactaaaaataaattcCAAAAACTGGAAAATCA from Raphanus sativus cultivar WK10039 chromosome 8, ASM80110v3, whole genome shotgun sequence includes:
- the LOC108818997 gene encoding uncharacterized protein LOC108818997 — its product is MAMQTGIGLSRIFLLAGAGYTGTIMMKNGKLSDILGELQSLVKGMERSGEEGDSDVSDAIAAQVRRLAMEVRQLASARQITVMNGVSGANLQALAVPAAALGALGYGYMWWKGLSFTDLMYVTKANMATAVANLTKNLEQVSATLAAAKRHLTQKIQNMDDKVEQQIDLSKEIKNQVTLARGDINSLESELQSLNDLISGLDGKLDTLEYKQDVTNVCMLHLYNYFGGKSTKLPDMEQLQLPVNQKARNLLGDVGTKGLKNFAEQLLISNDAEGGATTVRRIGIAKANDKSRPVLSRVTSAGC